The genomic DNA GCGTAAACATCACAAGTGAAATTCCTTTTTCCTAATATCCACGCCAGTCACTGGTTGACAGTTAAGGGACCAATGACGACAAACATAATACATTAAATTCACTCGGGTTTCTTCAGTCTCGAAACCGCTGAGTGCTGGTTTTACCTCTCAGAATTTGTTCATCGTTTGTTTTTGTGGCCCCATGATGCAGTGGGTGTgtatttcacttttcttttcaagTTTGACTTAGAAGCCCAACTAACGTAGGATTCAACTATAGGTCTAACTGCTGTAAATACAAAGAAATGACATTAAATGTCCCTTTGTATAACATACCTTTAATGTCAAGATGCACCACTTTTTTCTTTGCTAGGTATTCCAGTGCTGTTAAGATTTGCAACTGGTAATGAAGGCCGAGGTCCTCTGGCAGGCGGCCACGCTGCATTATCAGCTGGCCGAGGGAGCCTGAAATAACAGCCAAGGTCAAACCGTGACAGAAAGTACAGTGCTGTCTTGACATTTACCGACACATCTCCTGCGtgtaaaatacaaagaaaaacgGATGGAAACGTCAAGCGCTGATCACCTTGATAAATGCCATTTTAACAACCCAAAAGGGCATTCATAGTCATTTATGCCATCACGGAGTTGTGTGTTTATAATCACGTCTTCCTTATCGCAGTCTTTCTGCACAATGCACGCATCGTACTATCGCCATCAAAGGCCTCTGTGACTCAAAGGCAGAGATGAGCGAGTCCTACCAGCTTTAAGGTCCATGAAAAGTAACACGTAGGGCCCCTCCCTGACCACTCCAAAGAGTTCCGCCACACAAGGAGATCTGAGGGTACTCCACGCACCCACCTCCTCACTGTTGAACCTCTTCATGGCAATCTGCAAGGATGAGCAACAGTGGAGGTAAACAGGGGAGTCACCAAAGAAGTGATGAGACGACAGATTCCGCTTTACCTTTTTAACAGCAAATTTGAAGCCTGTGTTGACATCTTGAGCACTGTGTACTTCACCATAGGAGCCTTCCTTGATGAACTCAGAGAGAATGTACTCCCTCCCCTCCTTGTACTCGGAGTCCACTGGTTGGATTTTCTGATAGAACAAGAATAAGGACTTCGTTTTCAAAACCACCTTGATCCAAAGAGCAGAGCGGAGGGGAAAGAGAACATACCTCATTGTAAAAAATGATGCCTTCGTTGATGACGGAGTCGGATCCTGAGcgctcgtcttcctcttctctttcatctctctttaCTTCTTTGAAAAAAGGCCCAGCGTAGCACggttctgactgactgacacaACCCCTGAGACCAGCAAGAGCCAGCGAACAATCTCCCACGCTGCTAAGGTGGTCCGAGTCGCTGTCCAGTCTATAGGAATGCACAGAGGAGATGGGACTGTAGACCTCCCACTCAAGGGGGGAACAGCTGGATCCTGTGGTGTAGATGTGCCGCTCATAGAAGGAAGGCCCTCTGACTCGTTCTTCTGAGCTTTCAACGCTGCCACGATGAGAAACACCGAGGTTCCTTCCATCATCTGGTCGTGACTCCACCTACAGGTGACAAGCAGGATGCATGGAAGACCTGTTTAGCCATTGCACCGTTAATCAGTCATAATAAACAGACTCTCCAGGAGCATTCAAGGCTCTGGAATTTGACGAGTCCGTACCCAACAGGAAAAGCCAACACTTTCCTACAGCAAACCGATTAAATGCTGGATAGTCGGTTCACAAATGTGACATTGTGACATGGAGGTTAACCAGTCCTCTCACCAGAATCTGGACCAATGAGCAGCCACTCTCCTGTTCAGGAACCCCTGAAGGGGTCCGATGTCTttgcctcttcttctccttcttcttttccacttttttcctccccttacgcttctgtttcctcctcgCCTTCTTGCGTGGGGTGATTTCTGCGGACGAACTGCTGAGTTCGTGGACCGAGGCGGGTGTGGGACACGCCACATTGTTGTGCTCTGAGGAAGAACTGAGACAAACACGTGAGATTAAAGGATATTCCATAAAAAGACACACTGTTTTCTTCCAAATCTTTAAATGAACTCGATGATGGGGGATGTCATACCTGCTGGTGAAGCAGTTAGGGGAGGCGACAAAAGATTTAAAGTAGGACGGACAAATCGCTTGAGAgtcctgtgattcacctgtgaaAACCAAATATTAATGTACAATTGACACATAAAGGTGGATTGCTCTTGAGTAAAAAAGGGAAATAGTTACATTCAGCCTGGGCTATGAAGGTTGAGGTTTTCAGCGGCATCTCTCCCACTTGCTCTGCAGTTCCATGAGTCAAGAGCTTATTAATTAAAGGGTTCAGATGTGGTGTGTATTCCATTTTGCTGTCCtgcccttcctcttcctcctcctctgcctcctggtcAGCTGAGCATGATGGGTATGACCCTTTCAACTTGGACCCCGAGAATGGGGATGTTGAGTTAAAAATCCTTTGCCGCACCGCCATTTCATCTGCTGGATCTGGGGGAAAACAACACAACATGCCACAAATAAGCATCACATCAAACCAATTTCTCACCCACCACTTTTCAGAAATAGGAATATCGTGATGGCTTAAAACAAACATGGTAAACAGGTCAATATAGTTGACAAATAACTTTCTGGCTACGTTAGAGGAACTGCCTTTCAGGAAATTGTGAAGTGGACTAATGTTATAAACATGTTATTAAACCATGCATTTGTCATGACAAACTTGAGGAAGTATCTGACAAGCACCAACGGACAGTGTCAGGTTTATATTAGCTAAAACAAATAGCTTCTTATTCCTCATTGTCGAACATAAAAAGTACTGTTTGAAAGAGTTGCTCGTCATAAACAATAAATCTGTTCAAACGTTTAACTTGTTTTGCTACATTACCATCCATTCTCAAATCGCTGTGTAGCTTCTTAAATCCGGACTGTGAGACTCAGTTGATCAGAGACAGACTGAAAGTTTGCGGTCAACAGATCAGGCAGGAAACTCAACCCTTGCCTTGTTTTGGCAGTTGCAACAGTGACATTAAATGCAAGAGGAGGAAGTAAACCCCATCACATTAGACAC from Takifugu rubripes chromosome 5, fTakRub1.2, whole genome shotgun sequence includes the following:
- the map3k14a gene encoding mitogen-activated protein kinase kinase kinase 14 isoform X2 — encoded protein: MAVRQRIFNSTSPFSGSKLKGSYPSCSADQEAEEEEEEGQDSKMEYTPHLNPLINKLLTHGTAEQVGEMPLKTSTFIAQAECESQDSQAICPSYFKSFVASPNCFTSSSSSEHNNVACPTPASVHELSSSSAEITPRKKARRKQKRKGRKKVEKKKEKKRQRHRTPSGVPEQESGCSLVQILVESRPDDGRNLGVSHRGSVESSEERVRGPSFYERHIYTTGSSCSPLEWEVYSPISSVHSYRLDSDSDHLSSVGDCSLALAGLRGCVSQSEPCYAGPFFKEVKRDEREEEDERSGSDSVINEGIIFYNEKIQPVDSEYKEGREYILSEFIKEGSYGEVHSAQDVNTGFKFAVKKIAMKRFNSEEVGAWSTLRSPCVAELFGVVREGPYVLLFMDLKAGSLGQLIMQRGRLPEDLGLHYQLQILTALEYLAKKKVVHLDIKADNVLLSEDGRDACLCDFGHAERLDNGGQSLSGSKDLKGSETHMAPEIVKGEPRGAKADVWSSCCMFLHMLSGCQPWTRYYSCRLYLKIASDPPPLREIPPNCSHLTFEVLKAGLQKDPAKRSSASSLKEKTARALEEVGGLVSPVKGPYAEPLYFPDKPPDAVPLNTSCCEEEEEHKYATVTTAKKAKKLGEDNEGKAESKHCPMVHPIMLMSEPGHKKNDLSGVPELELSKLEHDFYLDSLSQLHPAEMQEQLLSCLSSEPYSNFEPWEKKDSGRWSLSPAEDFSSGVFSYSSQPDVQVISVDLLNQAQQPPPCCLEGVDVCIRDFTGQSIRIREARRVKVGHIATGISDQISERVFTLEMPQGQHVAHDEEVHESGLELCCVAAPDYSSAWRWRIRDGLLETR
- the map3k14a gene encoding mitogen-activated protein kinase kinase kinase 14 isoform X1, encoding MDDPADEMAVRQRIFNSTSPFSGSKLKGSYPSCSADQEAEEEEEEGQDSKMEYTPHLNPLINKLLTHGTAEQVGEMPLKTSTFIAQAECESQDSQAICPSYFKSFVASPNCFTSSSSSEHNNVACPTPASVHELSSSSAEITPRKKARRKQKRKGRKKVEKKKEKKRQRHRTPSGVPEQESGCSLVQILVESRPDDGRNLGVSHRGSVESSEERVRGPSFYERHIYTTGSSCSPLEWEVYSPISSVHSYRLDSDSDHLSSVGDCSLALAGLRGCVSQSEPCYAGPFFKEVKRDEREEEDERSGSDSVINEGIIFYNEKIQPVDSEYKEGREYILSEFIKEGSYGEVHSAQDVNTGFKFAVKKIAMKRFNSEEVGAWSTLRSPCVAELFGVVREGPYVLLFMDLKAGSLGQLIMQRGRLPEDLGLHYQLQILTALEYLAKKKVVHLDIKADNVLLSEDGRDACLCDFGHAERLDNGGQSLSGSKDLKGSETHMAPEIVKGEPRGAKADVWSSCCMFLHMLSGCQPWTRYYSCRLYLKIASDPPPLREIPPNCSHLTFEVLKAGLQKDPAKRSSASSLKEKTARALEEVGGLVSPVKGPYAEPLYFPDKPPDAVPLNTSCCEEEEEHKYATVTTAKKAKKLGEDNEGKAESKHCPMVHPIMLMSEPGHKKNDLSGVPELELSKLEHDFYLDSLSQLHPAEMQEQLLSCLSSEPYSNFEPWEKKDSGRWSLSPAEDFSSGVFSYSSQPDVQVISVDLLNQAQQPPPCCLEGVDVCIRDFTGQSIRIREARRVKVGHIATGISDQISERVFTLEMPQGQHVAHDEEVHESGLELCCVAAPDYSSAWRWRIRDGLLETR